The window atcaagTTTCAAAACTtcaacatgaaataaataaaaaactttaatctgaaataaataaatatagaatttaaaaacttcaaccttaaataaataaaaaaagtaaataaaaaaattaaaccaggaataaataaaaacctttaacctgaaataaataaaaatgtaaataaaaaccttTAACCTGATATAAATCAAATGTAAAATCGTCCCAGTTGGTCTTCAGGTTAATTGTGGGATATCTTTTCTTCCCGTAGAGAACAACGGGCTGCCGGAGAAGGAGCGGCAGCAGGTGGCCGAGCGGCTGCTGAGGGTCATGTGCTCCGACCTCAGCATGCTCAACGTGCTCAACAGCAAGGACTTCCTGAAGCTGGCGCAGACGCTGGTGGACACGGGCGCGCGCCACGGCGCCTACTCCACGCGCGACGCGCTGGGCAACATGAGCGCGCTGGCGCTGCGGCAGCTGCCGCGCATGTACAACCAGGTGAAGGTCAAGGTCACCTGCGCGCTGGGCTCCAACGCCTCGCTGGGCATCGCCGTCACCTGCCACTCGCAGACGTCCGGCCCGGGCGCCTGCTACGTCCTCACGGCCTACCAGGTGGAGGGCTCGCGACTCAAGCGCTACGTGCTGGGCGTGCGCGAGGCGGAGCTGCGCGAGGGCCCCGAGCAGGTGCACCACTGGGTGCAGAACGTGCTGTCGGAGTTCGTCATGTCCGACATCCGCACGGTGTACGTGTCGGAGCCGCGGGCCTGGGCCGCCGGGTTCGCGGGGTCCCCgctggggggcggcggccgcgGGAGGATATGCCTGCGCTGCGCCGGCTGCTCGCTGGGCGCCGTGGTGCAGGCCGTGCTGGGGAAGCGCAGCCTGCAGGCGCGCGGGCTGCACGAGCTGGCCGAGCTGCTGTCCACCTGCCGGGACATCGCCGCCTCCACCACGCTGGCGCTGCGCGACGAGCCGTGCTTCGGCAGCATCTCCGGCGGCGCGGCGGTGGGGGAGGACGGCGCCGCCCAGGGCCCGCCGGCGCAGTGCCCCACGCCGCCCTGCTGGGACCGTACGGCTGAGGCGCTGCTGCAGGTGCACGCCCACTTCGAGCACGTCTGCGAGGCGTACGGCCGCAGCAAGGCGTCGGCGCCGCTGCTGCAGAGCCTCAACAAGCACCTGCTGGCCACGCTGGCCGGCCTGCTGGCGCCGCTGCGCCTGGCCGCGCTGGAGCTGAGCAGCCAGCGCCGGCCCACGCTGCAGTTGGTGCTGCCCGTCTACCTGCGCCTGGAGAAGTTCTTCACGGCCAAGGCGGGCGAGGCCGGGACCGGCACCGCCAGCAAGCTCTGCCACTACTTCCTGGAGGCGCTCAAGGAGAACTTCAAGGTGCACAGataactttattttttagttttgtacGGAGAGAAAATCCACTCGCAACATTTGTGCGTATTATTAGAAAAccttttccattgatgtgaatgagagagacggctgtttggTCCAACCGGATAAACCGGATGCAGCAACGGAGGATgatgtttctgattggtcagtcagggaccaatcagacggCTGACAAAGAGTCGATTGCCTGGATAAGAAAAATATCACACAGATGCACGCACAGATGTTTTGAGTCGCTTTTCTCTCCATAGCTAATAGGGATGCAACGGTTCTCGGTacgggtgtaacgatacactaatctcacgatacgatacgatattatagcagtatttttttaacaaccttgaatgaggaacatatgactggaaaaaattgtcttttatttgagaccccttccacacgtagccgggtatctgctaaaccggagatattttcctacgtttggacctgtcatccacatgaaaacacaaataaacgaatgtttaaaaaaactccgggcaaagtgaagatttttgaaaactctgtttatgtagatgcgtgtagacacacacaaccggagttttgcgttttcgaacgtcacattatgctccaaaacaacaacaaatctgctctgacgtgcgccttttgtttactacagaactacagatgatccagcatctgttctccaagctatttattaaataaatggtctctgctcttgaccaccgtttactgcgttacaccgacacagagcctacggcatagcgACGCGcactctacggcgtaggctatggcgtaggctacggcgtaggctacggcgtaggctacggcgtagggctgcgtcgataacgcggcagctccgtggtgggacacggggggactcggGCTCATTAACTGCGGtttaccgagaaggagacgcgcctgCCTCTCCAGATACCagacacatcctcacaagatcggagcgctgtggcaagcggttcgatagccatgtcaaaaagcatgggactaagggggcacccctgacgggttccacgatgcagattaaatggtcttgaccgttgagagttagtacgaattgaggctgaTGGGTacaaatagagaagtttaatccacagagcaaagttcggaccaaaaccaaacctgtccagcacagctAAGAGATAATCGCATTTGACGCGGTCGAATGCTTTCTctgcatccagagagacaacgcattcagggatagcctcagaggcagagtagataatattgaacagtcgccttgtgttgacGTAAGACTGCCTAactttaatgaagccagtttggtcttcagatataattgtggggagggcattctccagcctatgggctaggactttagcaAATATTTTAGCATCcgtgtttaagagggagatgggcctgtaggaggcgcattcagttggatccttcccttttttagctatgagggttATACAGGCCTCTGAAAAATAACtataagttttaaagagaaagccaggccaaccattttccacaaactgaactaaaagtaaatgtcaggtttgcattatgcatcttcagtttcatactagtaactgaatagtttctctcatgtatgatttgacttttttcttttccagaaatgtaacaactaaaagtaaataaataaataaaagtaaataaatacataaaattttacatcataaaaaagattgattcatgctcaacttataagtgtaagaggagatttatttttgttaagaaggttattttggtaattcagggttcattattgtataaatatattctttatattctgatgtaaatcagggactataatgacactagtcagtttatctgtagtgattagtctgttttagattgggcggagtgatacgccacagtacggcactaggtgctgtgttgatgttctaaaatcctacactgttgagggacattaaagtacactggaactcagcagaagttgtcccgtgtttatcctactcaccaccccaaaaaggtttaatttaataaggtaaggcttaactctacaccagccttacataagtaaaagttcagagctcaaaacccccaagagtcccgtgatcgggactaaaacggtactagtttcttctgagcggagtaagattttggtccgccggtcgaggcgcggtcgttactagtcaacacaatagattaatagtAATAACCCAATgtcacgtattgtgacgtttttgtatcgcgaaatttcatggcacgatatattgttacacccctagaaataaacaggaaaaaaaagctttctTCATGCACATAACACAAACCGAAACCGTGGCCCAAAAAACGAAACCAAACCATgggttagaatagaatagaatagacgaCTTAAtttatctcccagaggagaaattcagtctaCCTGAACCGTTGCACCCCTGGTCTAGCCACATTGGGTGCGTCTGGAGCCGGAGTTTCCCGTAGGGATGAATTAACGATGATGTTGTGTTTCCAGGTGGAGAGGGCTCACCAGGTGGCCATGGTGCTGGACCCGCAGCTGAAGCTGCGCTCCGTTCCGGCCTACCAGCACGACGACATCGTCTCCCGCGCCTGCGAGATGGCGGCCGAGGCCCGGGACGGAGGCCTGAGCGGCGCCGGAGGCTCCGGCGGCGAGGAGCGGGACGCCGACGGCCCGCCCACCCCCAAGATCAGCCGCGTCGAGGGCAGTGGCGGCACCGGCGGCAACAATGGCGGCGGCGGTCCGTCCCGGAGCTCGTGCTCCGAGGACAGCCAGGGCCAGATCCGCCCGGAGATCTTCCAGTACCTGGCGGAGCCGCTGCTGCAGGGAACCCCGGACCTGTTCCAGTACTGGAGCTCCACGGTGGGGGACAAGTTCCCCCGGCTGGCCCGCCTGGCGCTGTGGCTGCTGGCCGTGCCCGCCGTCGGCATCCGCAGCGAGTGCGTGACGGTGTGCGAGCAGAGCCTGGCCATGAAGAGGCGGCAGCAGGTCACGGCCGAGGAGATGAACAAGCTCATCTTCCTGCGCTCCAACATGGGTTAACACGTCTCCTCGGACTCGGACCGGCAACCAAACAAACACACCTTCACCTCCGACCTCCAAACCCACGACTCAAGACTTATTTATCACAGTAGTTTTAGACCAACTGTAAACTTTAATGTGTTAGGATACCTGAGATATTTACAGAGAACTTCACGTCGTAGAGGCTGCAAGCGTCCGTCAACAAGCTTATAAATTATTTGGATTGTTTTGTAAAGTATGTGATCAAATATCGTGGGGGAGAGAAGGAAGTGCGGCTTCGGTACGATGCAAACGGGAAcatctgaggccacgtttacacgtagccgggtatttacaaaatctgatatttccccatctacgttttgaaaaataccatcatttacacgaaccagcataaatatctgttaaggtgctatgagcagccaaaccctgacttttttcttgacatttcgacttttttctcaaaattgcaacttttttctcgagattctgacttttttctcaaaatttcatctTTTTactcaaaatttctcaaaaacggatattccccctctacgttttgaaaaatcccatcatttccaggaacctgcataaatatctgttaaggtgctatgagcagccaaacctacagggggcagtgtaacgagaagataaagtcatgctagccaatcagaatcctggaaaaaaacaccaacaaatgacacgagtaacttccagttacttccaagatgaacgagagtctttggtgtGGAGTGatagagaagtggagttacttttaagtgtgacgttagaatataaaatgggtaaaatacaagaaaatattgacggttacaaacaaattgtaaacacaggtgtcactcatgacgctgcactgcaaaaactcaaaatcttaccaggaatatttgtcttatttctagttaaaatgtctcatttttagtcaaaaaatctcattacacttaaaacaagagacatcaccagataaataacttgttatttgacaattttcaccagtttcaagtaaattttcactttttttccagtgacgagttttgtttaagtgtaatgagattttttggactaaaaatgaaacattttaactacaaatagacaaatattcttgttaagattttgagtttttgcagtgtggtgacgtttctgtctcataatgtgacgttctaaagcctaaatgtccgtttccctccatttacaagcaaacgtgaagacgggagtttttgaaaatctccactttgagttttcagaaatgatcggtttagtgactttgagcttcgtttcggtgtaaacgaacggcgaaaaacgcatgaaaacaccaccggtttttttgctacgtgtaaacggggcctgaatcATTCaaacgtaataataataataataattaaaccgCCAGAAGGCAATGAACTGTTATTCTCTCGGAGGGAAGCGGCAGCATCTTCAGGTAACGGAGACGACTGTCATCACAATCACGGGGTGAATCTTCACTGCCAACCAGCTGATTTCCTTCCAAATCACTAAAGAAATCAATAATCTCAACATAGCGAGCCTCGGACGATGGACGGACGACTGATCACTATCATTAGTTGTAGGTAATTTGACGGTTAGTGGCCTCAAAATGTAGCTTTGGGTGATTTGCATGCACTACATGCAAATCTTGCACAAAAGAGTAGAAATTATGAAGTGGAATGCGTTtagcttttgttttttaatctttagCGTTGCTTTAGAAGTTTTTTcacgttattattattattattattattattattattattattattatttactggtTTTCTTCAGCCTTACTGTACTTATTAAAGGGGGAACATTAAAACAACAAGTCCCTGTATTAAATTTCACCAAACGAGCCCGCGATCTGaaacatttcaaatattttaaatcaaataagctagtgctgggcggtataccggtgtctattttcttatgatatgaatttttcatataccgtatataccggtgagtatgtacagtagcgtacacaacgctgggaacgtagcgccgctggacactgtttgtgaggggactgtttagcagcagtgatgcaccgattgttcagtaacccaaattgttcggccgaaaatggcaaaaaaacactttcggtgttcggtgaaataagtggggaaaaaaccgaacaattaataacggcgttgtaataaaaggaaatagactggccgctcccgtaacggtTGCGCATGTCATTGAGTCACTACCccatttgagtcacacatgcgcagtcgcgtccaacaacAGGGAATGTTATGCTATATAAGGGTAttgatgcaaaaaatatttatattatttttagcaaaaaatatttatattatttttagcaagcaTAGCATGATAGCCAAATTACCTTTCAAGATGTAATTACTCATAGAACGAGTAAAACTGGGATGAAACTTTCCAGATTCCATGTAGGCATGGAGctgatggaaaaaattaaagtcgctcattttaatcaataatcGGGTAATGACAACACTCTCTACTTCTccactgactgactgatttcctgctgaaatgcacatgttggacgcgactgcgcatgtgtgactcaaatctgGTAATGACAGCGCACCACAAATATAAattgttggccaaccaaaaagtaaccacataagaattttacctaacattcaccaggaggtggaaccaaaaccaaaaaagttttttatgttcaatgaatattttctaccttgtaattttgtaaaagatcagtcaaacacttaaagtctttaagtgttgtctgactgattctctcacttcattagaatcataagtgtcggccatgcaaacctgtatttatactagtgtggacattcatgtttttctacaatatttcctcctcatgacagtaaaatagtccattctaagccaatttactgcagcaattcctttccaaatcattagaaaatgtggttaacactagtgatgcaccgaaatgaaaatttgtggccgaaaccgaaaataataataaacacttggccgaataccgaacaataccgaacatggttcttcgcagtttttcatttattttgccaattttttcaccattgcataaatcaaatacatttgatttaggcatgcttttcaaagaaaaaaatcttacaaaattacaaggtagaaaacatttgttgaacataaaaaactgaaaatttttttaatttcccagcatttcttaaatattccagcagacattataccagcaaagaacaataacttaaaataaataaattagcaaaatacattttttggccatctttgagcttacgttaggcttaactgactgaacaatgtaacataggccttaaaacaataaaaatgcattaaagcgctcagggttttttatcgtttcaaatgataaatcaaacttgtagctgaaagactttgcagatgtgccccctctagatatttgagcagaacattcattgcaaacagccattcttgtattattctttgccactctaaaatacttccacactgctgacatgtttgcaccgcaccacttcactccacgcttttcgctgtttgatttcgtcatctaaacgaacctgtaatagattgatttatgttgttttggggatgttggaccgtttccccctccgtctgggggctccggtggCGCCGGGggtgcccgtggaggtacggtggggccctggcccggctcggagggccggcccccgtctactggatggccggtgggggagcgtgggcgtcttACTAGGGccgatttatgttgttttggttccacctgctggtgaatgttaggtaaaattcttatggggttactttttggttggccaacgatttatgtttgtggtgcaactgttacgggagcggccagtctatttccttatattacaacgccgttattaattgttcggtttttttccccacttattccaccgaacaccaaaagtgtttttttgccattttcggccgaacaatttcggttaccgaacaatcggggCATCACtagttaacacccagttgtgcatgaaaaaaaaatataccgtgatataccgtgaaaccgatataattttgaaaaataccgtgatataaattatTGGTCATACCACCCAGCACTAAAATAAGCAACATTATTATCCCGGGAAACTTGTGGGTAAGACTGATTTATGACGACATACATCCTTCacgtgtgtgtatttatttttaacgcCTAGATTTGAGGAGGCTggtcatttatttattgctgTTTCCAGGTTTACCATCCTACTATCCTCATAGTCTTCCTAAAAGCGAGCGACAGATTTCCCTTTTTTAAGGCAATAAGCTTTATCACAGGAAGCGGTTTCCCGACACACACGCCCGACTGTTTCTCATGACACTCCTGCAGTAAATTCTGTTAGGTTTTTAGCGAAGTGGAGGGGGATTTTCTCAGGAATGAGCACATCCAAGCAGGCACAGCCACTTTTCCTCACTGTATACCGGACAGAA of the Cololabis saira isolate AMF1-May2022 chromosome 11, fColSai1.1, whole genome shotgun sequence genome contains:
- the znf618 gene encoding zinc finger protein 618 isoform X4; the encoded protein is MPLPPHQKHSGGETMSAQEAAGKDGGATAADAPKPVSPKPVTVTVKKEPGTAETHNGKVGDANPAEICVVIGGNDGGIDGGSGLGRGRAQTEGMFALGTPPPTKSTDSCIGSYVCAVCGKKYKYYNCFQTHVRAHRESETLVGDGLPPTPNSSSFRYSCDICGKKYKYYSCFQEHRDLHAVDDPYEQVVLPVDGLKEEEPVEPYQKIGPKTGSYVCEFCGKQYKYFNPYQEHVALHTPLGSFDLKTSRLQDSGLMDMSKYGHNHAGKIKNSPFRRKLENAIQSSLVDTNSSQNSSGTPSPLVATSFTTQTDNENHSKGDSPKTSSASGPQDPPWRGGPAPALAPAHAPAHGPALAPVKLQVQPQSISQRNHTLSQNNGLPEKERQQVAERLLRVMCSDLSMLNVLNSKDFLKLAQTLVDTGARHGAYSTRDALGNMSALALRQLPRMYNQVKVKVTCALGSNASLGIAVTCHSQTSGPGACYVLTAYQVEGSRLKRYVLGVREAELREGPEQVHHWVQNVLSEFVMSDIRTVYVSEPRAWAAGFAGSPLGGGGRGRICLRCAGCSLGAVVQAVLGKRSLQARGLHELAELLSTCRDIAASTTLALRDEPCFGSISGGAAVGEDGAAQGPPAQCPTPPCWDRTAEALLQVHAHFEHVCEAYGRSKASAPLLQSLNKHLLATLAGLLAPLRLAALELSSQRRPTLQLVLPVYLRLEKFFTAKAGEAGTGTASKLCHYFLEALKENFKVERAHQVAMVLDPQLKLRSVPAYQHDDIVSRACEMAAEARDGGLSGAGGSGGEERDADGPPTPKISRVEGSGGTGGNNGGGGPSRSSCSEDSQGQIRPEIFQYLAEPLLQGTPDLFQYWSSTVGDKFPRLARLALWLLAVPAVGIRSECVTVCEQSLAMKRRQQVTAEEMNKLIFLRSNMG
- the znf618 gene encoding zinc finger protein 618 isoform X3; this translates as MPLPPHQKHSGGETMSAQEAAGKDGGATAADAPKPVSPKPVTVTVKKEPGTAETHNGKVGDANPAEICVVIGGNDGGIDGGSGLGRGRAQTEGSYVCAVCGKKYKYYNCFQTHVRAHRESETLVGDGLPPTPNSSSFRYSCDICGKKYKYYSCFQEHRDLHAVDDPYEQVVLPVDGLKEEEPVEPYQKIGPKTGSYVCEFCGKQYKYFNPYQEHVALHTPLGSFDLKTSRLQDSGLMDMSKYGHNHAGKIKNSPFRRKLENAIQSSLVDTNSSQNSSGTPSPLVATSFTTQKPYTCGACGIQFQFYNNLLEHMQSHAADNENHSKGDSPKTSSASGPQDPPWRGGPAPALAPAHAPAHGPALAPVKLQVQPQSISQRNHTLSQNNGLPEKERQQVAERLLRVMCSDLSMLNVLNSKDFLKLAQTLVDTGARHGAYSTRDALGNMSALALRQLPRMYNQVKVKVTCALGSNASLGIAVTCHSQTSGPGACYVLTAYQVEGSRLKRYVLGVREAELREGPEQVHHWVQNVLSEFVMSDIRTVYVSEPRAWAAGFAGSPLGGGGRGRICLRCAGCSLGAVVQAVLGKRSLQARGLHELAELLSTCRDIAASTTLALRDEPCFGSISGGAAVGEDGAAQGPPAQCPTPPCWDRTAEALLQVHAHFEHVCEAYGRSKASAPLLQSLNKHLLATLAGLLAPLRLAALELSSQRRPTLQLVLPVYLRLEKFFTAKAGEAGTGTASKLCHYFLEALKENFKVERAHQVAMVLDPQLKLRSVPAYQHDDIVSRACEMAAEARDGGLSGAGGSGGEERDADGPPTPKISRVEGSGGTGGNNGGGGPSRSSCSEDSQGQIRPEIFQYLAEPLLQGTPDLFQYWSSTVGDKFPRLARLALWLLAVPAVGIRSECVTVCEQSLAMKRRQQVTAEEMNKLIFLRSNMG
- the znf618 gene encoding zinc finger protein 618 isoform X1, which gives rise to MPLPPHQKHSGGETMSAQEAAGKDGGATAADAPKPVSPKPVTVTVKKEPGTAETHNGKVGDANPAEICVVIGGNDGGIDGGSGLGRGRAQTEGMFALGTPPPTKSTDSCIGSYVCAVCGKKYKYYNCFQTHVRAHRESETLVGDGLPPTPNSSSFRYSCDICGKKYKYYSCFQEHRDLHAVDDPYEQVVLPVDGLKEEEPVEPYQKIGPKTGSYVCEFCGKQYKYFNPYQEHVALHTPLGSFDLKTSRLQDSGLMDMSKYGHNHAGKIKNSPFRRKLENAIQSSLVDTNSSQNSSGTPSPLVATSFTTQKPYTCGACGIQFQFYNNLLEHMQSHAADNENHSKGDSPKTSSASGPQDPPWRGGPAPALAPAHAPAHGPALAPVKLQVQPQSISQRNHTLSQNNGLPEKERQQVAERLLRVMCSDLSMLNVLNSKDFLKLAQTLVDTGARHGAYSTRDALGNMSALALRQLPRMYNQVKVKVTCALGSNASLGIAVTCHSQTSGPGACYVLTAYQVEGSRLKRYVLGVREAELREGPEQVHHWVQNVLSEFVMSDIRTVYVSEPRAWAAGFAGSPLGGGGRGRICLRCAGCSLGAVVQAVLGKRSLQARGLHELAELLSTCRDIAASTTLALRDEPCFGSISGGAAVGEDGAAQGPPAQCPTPPCWDRTAEALLQVHAHFEHVCEAYGRSKASAPLLQSLNKHLLATLAGLLAPLRLAALELSSQRRPTLQLVLPVYLRLEKFFTAKAGEAGTGTASKLCHYFLEALKENFKVERAHQVAMVLDPQLKLRSVPAYQHDDIVSRACEMAAEARDGGLSGAGGSGGEERDADGPPTPKISRVEGSGGTGGNNGGGGPSRSSCSEDSQGQIRPEIFQYLAEPLLQGTPDLFQYWSSTVGDKFPRLARLALWLLAVPAVGIRSECVTVCEQSLAMKRRQQVTAEEMNKLIFLRSNMG
- the znf618 gene encoding zinc finger protein 618 isoform X2, translated to MSAQEAAGKDGGATAADAPKPVSPKPVTVTVKKEPGTAETHNGKVGDANPAEICVVIGGNDGGIDGGSGLGRGRAQTEGMFALGTPPPTKSTDSCIGSYVCAVCGKKYKYYNCFQTHVRAHRESETLVGDGLPPTPNSSSFRYSCDICGKKYKYYSCFQEHRDLHAVDDPYEQVVLPVDGLKEEEPVEPYQKIGPKTGSYVCEFCGKQYKYFNPYQEHVALHTPLGSFDLKTSRLQDSGLMDMSKYGHNHAGKIKNSPFRRKLENAIQSSLVDTNSSQNSSGTPSPLVATSFTTQKPYTCGACGIQFQFYNNLLEHMQSHAADNENHSKGDSPKTSSASGPQDPPWRGGPAPALAPAHAPAHGPALAPVKLQVQPQSISQRNHTLSQNNGLPEKERQQVAERLLRVMCSDLSMLNVLNSKDFLKLAQTLVDTGARHGAYSTRDALGNMSALALRQLPRMYNQVKVKVTCALGSNASLGIAVTCHSQTSGPGACYVLTAYQVEGSRLKRYVLGVREAELREGPEQVHHWVQNVLSEFVMSDIRTVYVSEPRAWAAGFAGSPLGGGGRGRICLRCAGCSLGAVVQAVLGKRSLQARGLHELAELLSTCRDIAASTTLALRDEPCFGSISGGAAVGEDGAAQGPPAQCPTPPCWDRTAEALLQVHAHFEHVCEAYGRSKASAPLLQSLNKHLLATLAGLLAPLRLAALELSSQRRPTLQLVLPVYLRLEKFFTAKAGEAGTGTASKLCHYFLEALKENFKVERAHQVAMVLDPQLKLRSVPAYQHDDIVSRACEMAAEARDGGLSGAGGSGGEERDADGPPTPKISRVEGSGGTGGNNGGGGPSRSSCSEDSQGQIRPEIFQYLAEPLLQGTPDLFQYWSSTVGDKFPRLARLALWLLAVPAVGIRSECVTVCEQSLAMKRRQQVTAEEMNKLIFLRSNMG